In Arcanobacterium wilhelmae, the following are encoded in one genomic region:
- the dusB gene encoding tRNA dihydrouridine synthase DusB — protein sequence MIQLQDVTVGTNVMLAPMAGVTNPPFRQLCREFGEAGARAAGLDVKPGERTTGTEAPTGLYVCEMITSRALVERNGETMMMIQPDPGDPVRSIQLYGVEPKAMYEAARILVAEDWADHIDLNFGCPVPKVTRKGGGSALPWKFDLYEAIIRATREGATAGAKERGHRIPVTAKFRIGIDAQHETFHEVAEISKKVGLDALTLHARTTVEHYSGQAHWERIAELKGMTDLPVFGNGDVFEADDALEMIEATGADGVVVGRGCQGRPWLFFDLVAALNGSDARYAPTLGQVVDVIMRHAQLSIDHFGGEMRAMREMRKHIGWYLKGYSAGGDIRQRLALVESYEQLGEILHSLDLSQPYPEDAKGKRGRTGHAKKAHLPDQWLDSHFLSEAQKAKIHEAEIGISGG from the coding sequence ATGATTCAGCTACAGGACGTCACTGTCGGAACGAACGTGATGCTCGCGCCGATGGCCGGGGTCACGAACCCGCCGTTTCGTCAGCTGTGCCGCGAGTTCGGCGAGGCCGGCGCGCGAGCCGCAGGTCTGGACGTGAAACCGGGCGAGCGCACCACCGGCACCGAGGCGCCTACGGGCTTGTACGTGTGCGAGATGATTACGTCGCGGGCGCTGGTGGAGCGCAACGGCGAAACCATGATGATGATCCAGCCCGATCCGGGTGATCCGGTGCGCTCGATTCAGTTGTATGGCGTCGAGCCAAAGGCGATGTATGAGGCGGCGCGGATCCTTGTGGCTGAGGATTGGGCGGATCATATTGATCTGAATTTTGGTTGTCCGGTGCCGAAGGTCACGCGCAAGGGCGGCGGCAGCGCGTTGCCGTGGAAGTTCGATCTGTACGAGGCGATTATTCGCGCCACCCGCGAGGGAGCGACGGCGGGCGCGAAGGAACGTGGGCATCGCATTCCTGTGACGGCGAAGTTCCGTATCGGGATCGACGCGCAGCATGAGACTTTCCACGAGGTTGCGGAGATTTCGAAAAAGGTGGGGCTCGATGCGCTCACGTTGCATGCTCGCACCACTGTTGAACATTATTCGGGGCAGGCGCATTGGGAGCGCATCGCGGAGCTCAAGGGGATGACGGATCTGCCGGTGTTCGGCAATGGCGACGTGTTCGAGGCCGATGATGCACTGGAGATGATCGAAGCGACCGGCGCCGACGGCGTTGTGGTGGGGCGCGGTTGCCAGGGGCGGCCGTGGCTGTTCTTTGATCTGGTGGCGGCGCTGAATGGTTCGGATGCGCGCTACGCGCCAACGCTCGGCCAGGTGGTGGATGTGATCATGCGCCATGCCCAGCTCTCGATCGATCATTTCGGTGGTGAGATGCGGGCGATGCGCGAAATGCGTAAGCATATTGGCTGGTATTTGAAGGGCTATTCGGCGGGCGGCGATATTCGCCAGCGCCTGGCGCTCGTGGAATCGTACGAGCAGCTGGGGGAGATTCTCCATTCGCTGGATTTGAGCCAGCCGTATCCGGAGGATGCGAAGGGTAAGCGCGGGCGCACAGGCCACGCGAAGAAGGCGCACCTGCCCGATCAATGGCTGGATTCGCATTTCCTGTCAGAGGCGCAGAAAGCGAAGATCCACGAGGCAGAGATCGGAATCTCCGGCGGCTGA
- a CDS encoding deoxyguanosinetriphosphate triphosphohydrolase, with protein sequence MNYSSEDLARFVPEAAKSPWRSDFERDRARLIHSSALRRLGAKTQVLGPEADDFIRTRLTHSLEVAQVGRSFAKNFGADPDVVETACLAHDLGHPPFGHNGEQVLDVVASEIGGFEGNAQTLRILTRLEPKRFDDAGAPAGLNLTRAVLDATVKYPWKRHEGPAGQASPKFGAYADDVPVFEWAHGGHGNVKSAEAQMMDLSDDIAYSVHDLEDTIVRRAMVPQDFVAKGAAELDAVVESTLAWYGTKISAGELTAAAQRLFALKSWPSAFNDTLRDLAQLKDLTSDLIGRFVSAVTDATRAEIGYMPLIRYAGNVVVPRETLAEIYFLKGIAVHYVMAPREHEPIFFEQRTMLFDLVDAFSEDPARLERPFFDAYQRAEDDAERLRVVIDQVASLTDQSARAYHASLVGFLRN encoded by the coding sequence GTGAACTACTCTTCCGAAGATTTAGCCCGATTCGTGCCCGAGGCGGCGAAAAGCCCGTGGCGGAGCGATTTTGAACGCGATCGCGCGCGTCTGATCCACTCCTCAGCACTGCGCCGCCTAGGTGCAAAGACCCAGGTTCTGGGCCCGGAGGCCGACGATTTCATCCGTACCCGCCTCACGCACTCCCTCGAAGTGGCGCAGGTGGGGCGCTCGTTCGCGAAAAACTTCGGCGCCGACCCAGATGTGGTTGAAACCGCCTGCCTCGCGCACGACCTCGGCCACCCACCCTTCGGGCACAACGGCGAGCAAGTCCTCGACGTCGTCGCCTCCGAAATCGGCGGCTTCGAAGGCAACGCGCAAACCCTGCGCATCTTGACCCGTCTCGAGCCGAAGCGCTTCGACGACGCCGGAGCGCCAGCAGGATTGAACCTCACCAGAGCCGTGTTGGACGCCACCGTGAAATACCCGTGGAAGCGACACGAAGGCCCGGCAGGGCAGGCAAGCCCGAAGTTTGGCGCCTACGCCGATGATGTGCCGGTATTCGAGTGGGCACACGGCGGCCACGGGAATGTCAAGAGCGCCGAGGCACAAATGATGGACCTCTCGGACGACATTGCGTATTCAGTGCACGATCTCGAAGATACGATCGTGCGGCGTGCGATGGTTCCCCAGGATTTCGTGGCGAAGGGCGCAGCGGAGCTGGACGCCGTCGTCGAATCGACGCTCGCCTGGTACGGAACGAAAATCTCCGCAGGCGAACTCACGGCGGCAGCGCAGCGCCTCTTCGCCCTTAAGAGCTGGCCGAGCGCCTTCAACGACACGTTGCGCGATCTCGCCCAGCTCAAGGACCTCACATCGGATCTGATTGGGCGGTTCGTTTCCGCGGTCACGGATGCCACGCGCGCCGAGATTGGCTACATGCCGCTCATCCGTTACGCGGGCAACGTGGTGGTTCCGCGCGAAACTCTTGCTGAAATCTACTTCCTCAAGGGGATCGCTGTTCACTATGTGATGGCCCCGCGCGAGCACGAGCCGATCTTCTTCGAACAGCGCACCATGCTCTTCGATCTGGTGGACGCCTTCAGCGAGGATCCGGCGCGCCTCGAGCGCCCGTTCTTTGACGCCTACCAGCGTGCGGAAGACGATGCCGAGCGGTTGCGCGTGGTGATCGACCAGGTAGCCTCGCTCACCGAC
- a CDS encoding ATP-binding protein, which yields MLNEQASDYLLRYVDFALDELLPELHGIAIDGPKGVGKTLTASRRAEKILRLDSPDARNVVASQTRTELTSGAVVLVDEWQHYPPVWDAARRLIDEKSATRFLFTGSASPTAGVNTHSGAGRIISLRMRPLSLSERTGTTPTILVRDMFANQKGSTPIRGESGYSFADYAREICATGFPEITGLSPRIRRMSIEGYITRIVDRDLPEAGLLIRRPAALRAWLAAYAAATSTTASYTKILTAALPAEGEQPSKSTALNYRDLLAKMWILDPLPAWMPTHAPFTRLSKAPKHHLADPGIAAYLMGVSEDILTSTDAGTQEIFGQLFESLLLLTLRGAAPLAEAHEYHFRTPNGEHEVDVILERFDGKCIAFEAKSSAEVTANDVKHLNWLEEKLGDRLLDKVLVYTGPSAYRRPDGVAVVPLAMLG from the coding sequence ATGCTCAATGAACAAGCCAGCGATTACCTTCTTCGCTACGTCGATTTCGCACTCGATGAGCTCCTCCCCGAGCTACACGGCATCGCGATCGATGGCCCCAAAGGCGTCGGAAAAACACTCACAGCCTCCCGGCGAGCAGAAAAAATCTTGCGCCTCGATTCGCCAGACGCACGCAACGTCGTCGCGTCACAAACTCGAACGGAACTCACCTCAGGCGCCGTCGTACTCGTGGACGAGTGGCAACACTATCCCCCTGTATGGGATGCCGCTCGCCGGCTCATCGACGAAAAGTCCGCCACTCGATTCCTCTTCACCGGAAGCGCTAGCCCCACAGCAGGCGTCAATACCCACTCCGGCGCAGGACGCATCATCTCCCTGCGGATGCGTCCGCTCTCGCTCTCGGAACGTACCGGTACCACGCCAACGATCCTCGTACGCGACATGTTCGCGAACCAAAAAGGTTCAACCCCGATCCGCGGCGAATCTGGATACTCGTTCGCTGACTACGCCCGCGAAATCTGCGCCACCGGATTTCCAGAGATTACGGGCCTCTCACCACGTATTCGCCGCATGAGCATCGAAGGCTATATCACTCGGATTGTTGATCGTGATCTGCCTGAGGCCGGGCTACTCATCCGGCGTCCTGCAGCACTGCGTGCCTGGCTTGCCGCGTATGCTGCCGCGACATCCACAACAGCCTCATACACGAAGATCCTCACCGCTGCACTCCCCGCAGAAGGCGAGCAGCCTTCGAAAAGCACAGCTCTGAACTACCGCGATTTGCTGGCAAAGATGTGGATCCTTGACCCTCTGCCTGCGTGGATGCCAACCCATGCGCCGTTCACGCGTTTGAGTAAGGCGCCGAAACATCACCTCGCGGATCCGGGAATCGCAGCCTACCTGATGGGAGTCAGCGAAGATATCTTGACCAGTACAGATGCCGGAACACAGGAGATTTTCGGGCAGCTCTTTGAATCGCTCCTCTTGCTCACGTTGCGCGGCGCCGCGCCTCTCGCTGAGGCTCACGAGTACCACTTCCGCACGCCTAACGGCGAGCATGAGGTAGACGTGATCCTCGAGCGTTTCGACGGCAAATGCATCGCATTCGAAGCAAAAAGCTCAGCGGAAGTCACCGCAAACGACGTCAAACACCTGAACTGGCTCGAGGAGAAACTTGGCGACCGCCTTCTCGATAAGGTGCTGGTCTACACCGGCCCCTCCGCTTACCGGCGGCCCGACGGCGTCGCGGTCGTCCCGCTCGCGATGCTCGGGTGA
- a CDS encoding metal ABC transporter substrate-binding protein, with product MKLNKSLAVIAATALSLAACSSNGTSANSSNSAVAGEVSVTTSMYPIEFLVNEVSGGKVKVNELTAPGASAHDAEVSPADVSSIEKTKAMLYIKGFSSAIDEAASNVSIKPVVNIGDSVNLLTPAQLGPNAESEDHDHEGHDHAAEGHDHEAEASGSADADHDHDHAAEASGSADADHDHDGHDHGAFDPHFFTDPSRMALAVAPVVKTLSEIDPANADTYKANGEKLKGKLDALAKEYKDALNAQKCESTTFVVTHQAFGYLADENKLTQVGIAGIDPDTEPSPARIKEVTDTMKKAGSTVIFATSDGERKGAEAVAKEAGATVELLDPAVSQMDPVKDYIAVMENNLKLLKSAMKCK from the coding sequence ATGAAGTTGAATAAATCTCTCGCCGTGATTGCGGCAACCGCTCTGTCTCTCGCAGCGTGCTCCTCAAATGGCACGTCCGCGAACTCTTCGAATTCCGCCGTTGCTGGCGAGGTCTCTGTGACCACTTCGATGTACCCGATCGAGTTCCTTGTGAACGAAGTTTCCGGTGGCAAGGTGAAGGTCAACGAACTCACCGCTCCGGGCGCGTCCGCACACGACGCCGAAGTCTCCCCCGCCGATGTTTCTTCCATTGAGAAGACCAAGGCGATGCTCTACATTAAGGGCTTCTCCTCCGCGATCGACGAAGCCGCCTCCAACGTTTCGATCAAACCGGTTGTCAACATTGGCGATTCCGTCAATCTGCTGACCCCGGCGCAGCTCGGCCCGAACGCCGAGTCCGAGGATCACGATCACGAAGGCCACGACCACGCAGCTGAGGGGCACGATCACGAGGCCGAGGCTTCCGGGTCTGCCGACGCCGATCACGATCACGACCACGCGGCAGAAGCTTCCGGCTCAGCCGACGCCGATCACGATCACGACGGCCACGATCACGGCGCGTTCGATCCTCACTTCTTCACTGACCCGTCGCGCATGGCGCTCGCCGTCGCGCCGGTAGTGAAGACTCTCTCGGAGATCGATCCGGCCAACGCCGATACTTACAAGGCCAACGGCGAGAAGCTCAAGGGCAAGCTCGATGCGCTCGCCAAGGAGTACAAGGACGCACTGAACGCTCAGAAGTGCGAATCGACCACCTTCGTCGTCACCCACCAGGCGTTCGGCTACCTCGCCGACGAGAACAAGCTCACCCAGGTGGGTATCGCGGGCATCGATCCGGATACCGAGCCGTCGCCGGCACGCATCAAGGAAGTCACCGACACCATGAAGAAGGCTGGCTCCACCGTCATCTTCGCGACCTCCGACGGCGAGAGGAAGGGCGCCGAGGCTGTGGCGAAGGAAGCAGGCGCAACTGTTGAGCTTCTCGACCCAGCCGTGTCGCAGATGGATCCAGTAAAGGATTACATCGCCGTGATGGAGAACAACCTCAAGCTCCTCAAGAGCGCGATGAAGTGCAAGTGA
- a CDS encoding metal ABC transporter ATP-binding protein, giving the protein MHVIEASRLNVRLGATRILNDVSFTVTQGETLAVLGANGSGKTTLIKTLVGIHPIESGTVTVFGTPITNRSHVAWGRIGYAPQRVTTTSGVPSTALETVMSGMTYGRHLLPRRGAKAAALAALEQVGLAHRAHESVQTFSGGQQQRVLIARALVKNPDLIVLDEPFAGVDSDSRDKIIATLATARERGATTVLILHELYGLETLIDSTLVLEAGRVASLTTGPDCDHLDEHAPQAPHFRTPHMGGTVR; this is encoded by the coding sequence ATGCACGTGATTGAAGCTTCGAGACTCAACGTGAGGCTCGGCGCAACACGAATCCTGAACGACGTATCGTTCACGGTAACTCAAGGCGAAACGCTGGCCGTGCTCGGCGCGAACGGCTCGGGCAAGACCACACTGATCAAAACGTTGGTAGGGATCCATCCGATCGAATCCGGAACAGTAACAGTGTTCGGCACACCGATCACGAACCGGTCTCACGTTGCGTGGGGACGCATCGGCTACGCTCCACAACGCGTGACGACGACGTCGGGGGTGCCCTCAACTGCGCTGGAAACCGTGATGAGTGGGATGACATACGGTCGCCACCTTCTCCCCCGCCGCGGCGCGAAAGCCGCGGCGCTCGCCGCTCTCGAACAGGTGGGTCTCGCCCACCGCGCACACGAATCCGTACAGACCTTCTCCGGCGGCCAGCAGCAGCGCGTCCTCATTGCACGCGCACTCGTGAAGAACCCGGATCTGATCGTGCTCGACGAGCCATTCGCCGGCGTCGATTCCGATTCGCGCGACAAGATCATCGCCACCCTCGCCACTGCTCGCGAGCGCGGCGCCACGACGGTTCTCATTCTCCACGAGCTTTACGGCCTCGAGACGCTCATTGATTCGACGCTCGTTCTCGAGGCTGGGCGGGTCGCTTCGCTCACTACTGGCCCCGATTGCGACCACCTCGACGAGCACGCACCCCAGGCTCCACACTTCCGCACGCCCCATATGGGAGGAACCGTCCGATGA
- a CDS encoding glycine--tRNA ligase has product MAKPAPSRLDNVISLAKRRGFVFPAGEIYGGTRSAWDYGPLGVELKENIKRQWWRANVTAREDVVGLDSSIILPREVWVASGHVATFSDPLIECQSCHKRLREDELKENYAAKHGVEEADVDMADVPCPNCGTRGQWTESKPFSGLLKTYLGPVDDEAGLHYLRPETAQGIFVNFANVLTASRKKPPFGIGQVGKSFRNEITPGNFIFRTREFEQMELEYFVKPGEDEEWHQSWIDARLAWYKDLGIKEENLRLYEHPKEKLSHYSKRTVDIEYRFGFQGSDWGELEGIANRTDFDLSAHSEASGKKLEYFDQATGERYTPYVIEPSAGLTRSLMAFLTDAYTEDEAPNTKGGVDKRVVLKLDPRLAPVKAAVLPLSRSEKLSPLAKELAAQLRKNWNIDFDDAGAVGRRYRRQDEIGTPFCITVDFDSLEDNAVTIRDRDTMEQVRLPIDEVEAYLAGKLIGA; this is encoded by the coding sequence ATGGCCAAACCGGCTCCATCGCGTCTCGATAACGTCATCTCGCTGGCAAAGCGTCGCGGCTTTGTTTTCCCTGCGGGCGAAATCTACGGTGGCACCCGCTCGGCGTGGGATTACGGCCCGCTGGGTGTGGAATTGAAGGAGAACATCAAGCGTCAGTGGTGGCGTGCGAACGTGACTGCCCGCGAGGATGTGGTCGGCCTCGATTCGTCGATTATTCTTCCGCGCGAGGTTTGGGTGGCCTCGGGCCACGTTGCAACTTTCTCCGATCCGCTGATCGAGTGCCAGTCGTGCCACAAGCGCCTGCGTGAGGACGAGCTGAAAGAAAACTACGCCGCCAAGCACGGGGTCGAGGAAGCCGACGTCGATATGGCGGACGTGCCGTGCCCCAACTGTGGCACTCGCGGCCAGTGGACGGAATCAAAGCCGTTCTCGGGCCTGCTCAAGACGTACCTTGGCCCGGTTGACGACGAGGCCGGCCTGCACTACCTGCGTCCGGAAACCGCGCAGGGTATTTTCGTGAACTTCGCGAACGTCCTCACCGCCTCGCGTAAGAAGCCGCCATTCGGCATCGGCCAGGTGGGTAAGTCGTTCCGTAACGAGATCACGCCGGGCAACTTCATTTTCCGTACTCGCGAGTTTGAGCAGATGGAGCTCGAGTACTTCGTCAAGCCGGGCGAAGATGAAGAGTGGCACCAGAGCTGGATTGATGCCCGCCTGGCTTGGTACAAGGATCTCGGTATCAAGGAAGAGAACCTGCGCCTGTACGAGCACCCCAAGGAGAAGCTCTCGCACTACTCGAAGCGCACGGTGGATATTGAGTACCGTTTCGGTTTCCAGGGCAGCGATTGGGGCGAGCTCGAGGGCATCGCGAACCGTACCGATTTCGATCTGTCGGCCCATTCGGAAGCGTCGGGCAAGAAGCTCGAGTACTTCGATCAGGCAACGGGCGAGCGTTACACGCCGTACGTGATCGAGCCGTCCGCTGGCCTGACGCGCTCCCTGATGGCGTTCCTGACGGACGCCTACACTGAGGACGAGGCTCCGAATACCAAGGGTGGCGTCGACAAGCGCGTTGTGCTCAAGCTTGATCCGCGCCTTGCGCCGGTGAAGGCTGCGGTTCTGCCGCTGTCGCGTTCGGAGAAGCTTTCGCCGCTGGCGAAGGAGCTCGCGGCTCAGCTGCGCAAGAACTGGAACATCGATTTCGACGACGCCGGTGCGGTTGGCCGCCGTTACCGCCGCCAGGACGAGATCGGTACGCCGTTCTGTATCACGGTTGATTTCGATTCCCTCGAGGATAACGCCGTGACCATCCGCGATCGCGACACGATGGAGCAGGTGCGCCTGCCGATCGACGAGGTCGAGGCCTACCTCGCCGGAAAGCTCATCGGAGCTTGA
- a CDS encoding YibE/F family protein translates to MAKKSGVPGGELLPAGHGHTHGSVRPALSGADRRRVRVILAAIVIPLAVAVLAGLIALWPTGDSKIGSVPLTSKATSQKIAEVTSIAHKPDDLGQVEVKARIDGAEVPVQVPFDIALNGIHQGSHIKVLFQPSGLDGGGTPYIYLDTVRTVPLLALVAVYLAIVLLVAGRKGLAAVVGLAVSLAVVALFMLPALIAGSSPLLIVLVGAGAMMFASIYLAHGISIRTTTAVIGTFVGLVVTGLIAAGMIRWAAMSGTATEEAIALLTQVPGLKMNQILLCGMILAGLGALNDVTITQVSTVWELHNANPAASRAQVIKAAMTVGRDHIASTVYTLAFAYVGTALPLLMAAALIDRSVGDLLTIAQIAEEIIRTLVASIGLILAIPLTTALAAALAPVAPTAQERNQ, encoded by the coding sequence ATGGCCAAGAAGAGTGGCGTGCCCGGCGGGGAGTTGCTCCCCGCCGGGCACGGGCATACGCACGGTTCAGTTCGGCCCGCGCTGTCAGGCGCGGACCGGCGCCGCGTGCGTGTGATTTTGGCCGCGATCGTCATTCCGCTTGCTGTGGCGGTTCTCGCCGGTTTGATCGCGCTGTGGCCCACGGGGGATTCGAAGATTGGCTCGGTGCCGCTCACGTCGAAGGCCACCTCGCAAAAGATCGCTGAAGTCACCTCGATTGCGCACAAGCCTGACGATCTCGGTCAGGTTGAGGTCAAGGCCCGCATCGACGGCGCCGAAGTACCCGTGCAGGTGCCCTTCGATATTGCCCTCAACGGCATTCATCAGGGGAGCCATATCAAGGTGCTGTTCCAGCCCTCGGGCTTGGACGGCGGTGGCACTCCTTATATTTATTTGGACACGGTTCGTACCGTTCCGCTCCTGGCACTCGTGGCTGTGTATTTGGCGATTGTGTTACTGGTGGCTGGCCGCAAGGGTTTGGCCGCCGTCGTCGGGCTTGCAGTCTCGCTCGCCGTCGTCGCGCTGTTTATGCTTCCCGCGCTGATCGCGGGTTCCTCACCGCTCCTGATCGTGCTGGTGGGGGCGGGGGCGATGATGTTCGCCTCGATCTATCTTGCCCACGGCATCTCGATCCGCACCACCACCGCCGTGATCGGCACCTTTGTTGGGCTGGTTGTCACTGGGCTGATCGCGGCTGGGATGATTCGTTGGGCGGCGATGTCGGGCACTGCTACCGAGGAAGCGATCGCCTTGCTCACGCAGGTGCCAGGCCTGAAAATGAACCAGATCTTGCTGTGCGGAATGATTCTGGCTGGCCTGGGCGCGCTCAACGATGTGACGATCACACAAGTTTCTACGGTGTGGGAGCTCCACAACGCCAACCCTGCCGCCTCGCGCGCGCAAGTGATCAAAGCAGCAATGACGGTCGGCCGCGATCACATCGCCTCCACCGTCTACACGCTCGCGTTTGCCTATGTGGGAACTGCGCTTCCGTTGCTGATGGCGGCGGCGCTGATCGACCGCTCGGTGGGCGATCTTCTCACGATCGCGCAGATCGCTGAGGAAATTATTCGCACGCTTGTGGCCTCGATCGGCTTGATTCTCGCGATCCCGCTCACCACAGCGCTCGCGGCGGCCCTCGCGCCGGTGGCTCCCACAGCCCAGGAAAGGAACCAATGA
- a CDS encoding CAP domain-containing protein — translation MSRSYFTSLSSALAVVALATGTLAACSTDTSTTGSSTPAESTSAPAPVVTSEAPPASAEPTTKASASVAAAESSSAPAPSTSNSAPASVGTTTANGSAGAQTAHDLMASRSHSGQAFSQAMATPAVTQGQRGRHHAAPAYQAAPARHVTPPPKAKTVAPAAHKAKPAKPAVKPTKPANPKVKDTVNKVTKPIVNKVLTLSEASANLDKAKAAYDKALATLASDRDMATNAVANLTAAKERLTQAQKDLDAQAKALGNDLDALRATVAEQTKVAQSEKAKAAKQGAIAEAAKQRTDALNAELHKVLHPQVGDAYAKLSTKQKLAVIADLVGYMVNDQRVQAGLNPLPMNAYHNSKATAWSQHLADTGDFNHDFNMMNTDAWGGENIAVIYAPSLDDPYKIANQLFAAWKKSNGHYANLLSNDYIAQSAGLSTVNGNILGTWRGYSELSTVDKEPGLYAPSDAADRLPGDRSKLNNTYTGVDKDGNVTNDGKRLAPTDTVKARTEGVRYESKVPAGVDLPAPEIDQAKASKLRTDVENANAEWMNAKAEQTTAEKAQAEAEAAATKAKAEIETKTNSLDKSKVEAAKKSVDEAQAKVDAAKNTVKNDEAKAEKAKADVDVAQKEVDRAIEREAAKKAEAPKTPAQP, via the coding sequence ATGTCCCGCTCTTATTTCACTTCACTTTCGTCTGCTCTTGCGGTGGTGGCACTTGCCACTGGCACGCTCGCAGCGTGTTCCACTGACACGTCAACGACCGGTTCATCAACGCCAGCTGAGAGCACGTCTGCCCCGGCGCCGGTGGTCACCAGTGAAGCTCCGCCTGCTTCGGCCGAGCCCACCACAAAGGCTTCTGCGTCCGTGGCTGCGGCTGAGTCTAGTTCTGCTCCGGCTCCGTCTACGTCCAATTCTGCCCCAGCTTCAGTAGGTACGACGACGGCGAACGGCTCGGCTGGCGCGCAAACTGCTCATGATTTGATGGCTTCTCGTTCGCATTCGGGCCAGGCGTTCTCGCAGGCGATGGCCACTCCGGCTGTGACACAGGGACAGCGCGGTCGTCATCATGCGGCACCGGCATACCAGGCGGCTCCTGCCCGCCACGTCACGCCCCCGCCCAAGGCAAAGACTGTGGCACCCGCCGCCCACAAGGCCAAGCCTGCCAAGCCCGCTGTAAAGCCAACGAAGCCCGCCAACCCGAAGGTGAAAGACACCGTAAACAAGGTGACGAAGCCGATTGTGAACAAGGTTTTGACCCTTTCCGAGGCGAGCGCGAACCTGGATAAGGCGAAGGCCGCCTACGATAAGGCTCTCGCAACCCTCGCCTCCGACCGCGACATGGCCACGAACGCTGTAGCGAACCTGACCGCCGCCAAGGAACGCCTGACTCAGGCACAAAAGGACCTTGACGCCCAGGCGAAGGCTCTCGGTAACGACCTTGACGCACTGCGCGCAACCGTGGCCGAGCAGACGAAGGTTGCCCAGTCTGAGAAGGCGAAGGCCGCCAAGCAGGGCGCGATTGCTGAGGCTGCGAAGCAGCGCACGGACGCCCTCAACGCTGAACTCCATAAGGTGCTCCACCCGCAGGTGGGTGACGCTTATGCGAAACTTTCGACCAAGCAGAAGTTGGCTGTGATTGCTGACCTGGTGGGTTACATGGTGAACGATCAGCGTGTCCAGGCTGGCCTGAACCCGCTCCCGATGAACGCTTACCACAACTCGAAGGCAACCGCGTGGTCACAGCACCTTGCTGACACCGGCGACTTTAACCACGACTTCAATATGATGAACACCGACGCGTGGGGTGGGGAGAATATCGCAGTTATTTACGCACCAAGCCTCGACGATCCATACAAGATTGCTAATCAACTCTTTGCGGCATGGAAGAAGTCTAACGGCCACTATGCCAACCTCCTGAGCAACGACTACATCGCGCAGTCGGCTGGCCTGAGCACGGTGAATGGAAACATTCTCGGCACCTGGCGAGGCTACAGCGAGTTGTCCACCGTGGATAAGGAACCGGGCCTCTACGCCCCGTCGGATGCGGCCGACCGACTCCCAGGCGACCGTTCCAAGTTGAACAACACCTACACGGGTGTTGATAAGGACGGGAACGTTACTAACGATGGGAAACGCCTCGCACCGACCGATACAGTCAAGGCTCGAACGGAAGGCGTCCGCTACGAGTCCAAGGTCCCTGCGGGTGTGGACCTTCCGGCGCCAGAAATCGACCAGGCCAAGGCCAGCAAGTTGCGCACCGACGTTGAAAACGCCAACGCCGAATGGATGAACGCCAAGGCCGAGCAGACCACAGCGGAAAAGGCCCAGGCCGAAGCAGAAGCAGCCGCGACCAAGGCCAAGGCCGAGATTGAGACAAAGACTAACTCTCTCGATAAGTCGAAGGTTGAGGCTGCGAAGAAGTCCGTGGACGAGGCCCAGGCGAAGGTGGACGCGGCCAAGAATACCGTGAAGAACGACGAGGCAAAGGCCGAGAAGGCGAAGGCTGACGTTGATGTGGCGCAGAAGGAAGTGGACCGCGCTATCGAGCGTGAGGCCGCGAAGAAGGCAGAAGCTCCCAAAACTCCCGCCCAGCCCTAA